One window of the Triticum dicoccoides isolate Atlit2015 ecotype Zavitan chromosome 3B, WEW_v2.0, whole genome shotgun sequence genome contains the following:
- the LOC119275542 gene encoding uncharacterized protein LOC119275542: MPQDSFRSVVCRSLSKSHPSSSRSKDGGYPERTQCDAPYVVTLRPTVCRSCQSQDWRPSQINREERSILSQRDYVMGSTLSRHFAEDLLRGAMDLQDSLVMLEKFQTVSQSMRQSTKQRRPGNGEESFDVTRIHEALFEASTAKKLVPGSVSCRFDGQLRNSTDELKRVIKDSLYRVKLLSVSSNGEQQASLSQSSQSTPNNTAVSKSTKQKKVVPRSLSCPPVQPDKSKTPSLVPTNKTPSLVARLMGLEGLPPHKGNTAKKDKTLKTVTSPRAQFDIDMPKSKPLPAEKLPRQSLGKDLQRKGKAGQEMMKTTQVKRLLNTMNSDERKVQQHNVQMDFPYFHEHTLPSQDTSAATEVGSVKSIQREQRMGQAQIRTPKDVKVVSHITRKQHIEQKIEINSRSSNKQKYHLADRKGERRKDVKAKAASASHTKAKLVKKTEKKSVASSSNPSTCRTMKPVLRRTPGSSREKIVSSRNVNNSIIDDIVAYEVHREFIQTDCPSTEHSATPSDESCQSADWDTEPSIDDTQEDLSGSSEASPISSQSSPSINRTPKKEVEIKDEMSLLLLSNKSFVNQAAQLIGINSYDYDHLIEQYKDTSKAEMGDRELYTDIAIEQLERKHRQQNSLYYTGFRTQKCGATPYFSLEALLGDISDGTRKLKSYTDDKDDHGSGTKDSMSMKLERDLGCTDPSINSAWDMGWQDWICMEETECWVRDAGEDVLSLLIEEVALEMLVN, encoded by the exons ATGCCTCAAGACAGTTTCAGATCAGTGGTTTGCAGGTCCCTTTCAAAGAGTCATCCCTCCAGCTCCAGGAGCAAAGATGGCGGCTATCCTGAAAGGACTCAGTGTGATGCCCCTTATGTTGTCACACTACGACCCACAGTCTGCCGAAGCTGCCAAAGCCAGGATTGGCGCCCCTCGCAAATCAACCGGGAGGAGAGGTCCATCTTATCGCAAAGAGATTACGTGATGGGTTCCACACTCTCGAGGCATTTTGCCGAGGACCTCCTTAGGGGTGCTATGGACCTCCAGGACTCCCTTGTGATGCTTGAGAAGTTCCAAACAGTGTCACAGAGCATGCGGCAATCGACTAAGCAGAGAAGGCCAGGGAATGGCGAAGAATCATTTGACGTGACCAGAATCCATGAAGCACTCTTCGAAGCATCAACCGCCAAGAAGCTGGTCCCTGGAAGTGTCAGCTGTAGATTCGATGGGCAACTAAGGAATTCTACCGACGAGCTGAAGAGAGTGATCAAGGACAGCCTTTACAGGGTGAAACTCTTGTCAGTGTCCTCCAATGGTGAGCAGCAGGCCTCCTTGAGTCAGTCATCACAGAGCACGCCAAACAATACCGCCGTATCCAAGTCTACTAAGCAGAAGAAGGTGGTGCCAAGATCATTATCGTGTCCACCTGTGCAACCTGACAAGTCCAAAACCCCAAGTTTGGTACCAACAAATAAAACCCCGAGTTTGGTAGCAAGGCTCATGGGCCTTGAAGGTTTGCCCCCACACAAGGGAAATACCGCCAAGAAAGATAAGACACTGAAGACAGTAACTTCACCAAGGGCGCAGTTTGATATTGACATGCCTAAGTCAAAACCACTACCAGCAGAAAAGCTACCAAGACAGTCGTTAGGAAAGGACTTGCAACGTAAGGGGAAGGCAGGGCAGGAAATGATGAAGACAACCCAAGTCAAGAGGCTTTTAAATACCATGAATTCTGATGAGCGCAAGGTCCAGCAGCACAATGTTCAGATGGATTTTCCTTATTTTCATGAGCACACCCTTCCTTCGCAAGATACCTCAGCGGCTACTGAAGTTGGCTCGGTGAAATCAATCCAAAGAGAACAAAGGATGGGCCAAGCTCAAATCAGAACCCCCAAGGATGTGAAGGTTGTATCTCATATAACCCGAAAGCAGCACATAGAACAAAAAATTGAGATCAACAGTAGAAGCAGCAATAAACAGAAATATCATTTGGCTGATAGGAAGGGAGAAAGGAGGAAGGATGTGAAGGCTAAGGCAGCATCAGCATCTCACACTAAAGCTAAACTAGTGAAGAAGACTGAGAAGAAATCGGTTGCATCAAGTAGCAATCCTTCAACATGCCGTACAATGAAGCCGGTCTTACGAAGAACACCTGGTAGTTCCAGAGAGAAAATAGTGTCAAGTAGAAATGTGAACAACTCAATtattgatgacattgtg gcctatgAGGTGCACAGAGAGTTCATCCAAACTGATTGTCCATCCACAGAACATAGTGCGACACCTAGTGATGAAAGCTGCCAGAGCGCTGATTGGGACACAGAACCTTCCATCGATG ACACTCAGGAAGATTTAAGCGGGTCCAGTGAAGCTTCACCGATTTCCAGCCAAAGCAGCCCATCAATAAACAGAACACCAAAAAAGGAAGTTGAAATAAAAGACGAGATGAGTTTGCTTCTCCTAAGCAACAAGTCATTCGTTAACCAAGCAGCACAACTCATAGGCATTAACTCATATGATTATGACCATCTGATCGAGCAATACAAAGATACCAGCAAGGCTGAAATGGGAGATCGTGAACTCTACAcagacatagcaatagagcaactGGAACGAAAACATCGTCAGCAGAATAGCCTGTATTACACCGGATTCAGGACCCAGAAATGCGGAGCAACACCATACTTCTCCCTCGAGGCATTGCTAGGTGATATCAGCGATGGGACCCGAAAGCTAAAGAGCTACACTGACGACAAAGACGACCATGGCAGTGGCACCAAAGACAGTATGTCCATGAAGCTGGAGAGGGATCTTGGATGCACGGACCCGTCGATCAACAGCGCGTGGGACATGGGGTGGCAGGATTGGATCTGCATGGAGGAAACGGAGTGCTGGGTAAGGGACGCCGGGGAGGACGTTCTGTCCTTGCTCATTGAGGAGGTTGCTTTGGAAATGCTGGTAAACTGA
- the LOC119275539 gene encoding pentatricopeptide repeat-containing protein At5g25630-like isoform X2 yields MLENGIQLTPASTSNSTGKTRNNGKELNGSASTEEEKRQGNGGDVQPPPPSTCTTCAKGHTCQAVVSRTREMRSLIDAKKPHQAQALFDDLADEGHRPSLVTYTTLLTAVTNQRAFEAIPSLLAGIDAAGLRPDAIFFNALINSFVEAGRMGEATSTFWKMSRHHPGCRPTISTFNTLIKGFGIAGRPDEAQRVFDMMAGGDGHGDGAGVASTVRPNLTTYNILVKAWCDHRRLEEAWGVVGRMRARGVEPDVVTYNTVASAYAKNDETWRAEELVVEMVRARLRTSERTWGIIVGGYCREGRLEEALRCVRQMKDAGVLPNVIVFNTLLKGFLDANDTAAADDVRSRADGAVRHQAGHRDVQPPAERLQLAGSHGEMQQGVRQDGGGRDRAGPAGVQHPRQGPRARAAARQGGGAPGADVPPRRPPQRRHLHHRHQRLVQRRRHGQRHQGVQEDAGRRRAPQPQDVRDAHLGVQRAEAAVEGRGGPPDDAGGGPQAEAEHLQPRRRCVEGRRPGQECQPQPRFSR; encoded by the exons ATGCTAGAAAACGGCATACAACTGACGCCGGCATCCACTTCCAACAGCACGGGCAAGACAAGAAACAATGGGAAAGAGCTCAACGGATCCGCCTCCACG GAGGAGGAGAAGCGCCAGGGCAATGGCGGCGacgtgcagccgccgccgccgagcacctgcaCGACGTGCGCCAAGGGGCACACGTGCCAGGCTGTGGTCAGCCGGACGCGGGAGATGCGGAGCCTCATCGACGCCAAGAAGCCTCACCAGGCGCAGGCCCTCTTCGACGACCTCGCCGACGAGGGCCACCGCCCGTCCCTCGTGACCTACACCACCCTGCTCACCGCGGTGACGAACCAGCGCGCGTTCGAGGCGATCCCTTCGCTGCTCGCCGGCATCGACGCAGCCGGGCTGCGGCCGGACGCCATCTTCTTCAACGCCCTCATCAACTCCTTCGTGGAGGCCGGGCGGATGGGCGAGGCCACCAGCACCTTCTGGAAGATGAGCCGCCACCACCCGGGCTGCCGCCCCACCATCAGCACCTTCAACACGCTCATCAAGGGCTTCGGCATCGCCGGCCGCCCCGACGAGGCGCAGCGCGTCTTCGACATGATGGCCGGCGGCGACGGCCACGGCGACGGCGCCGGGGTCGCGTCCACGGTGAGGCCCAACCTGACTACCTACAACATCCTGGTGAAGGCGTGGTGCGACCACCGGAGGCTGGAGGAGGCGTGGGGCGTGGTGGGCAGGATGCGCGCGCGCGGCGTGGAGCCCGACGTCGTCACCTATAACACCGTCGCCAGCGCCTACGCCAAGAACGACGAGACGTGGCGGgcggaggagctggtggtggagaTGGTGCGCGCCAGGCTGCGCACCAGCGAGCGCACCTGGGGCATCATCGTCGGCGGATACTGCAGGGAGGGCAGGCTGGAGGAGGCGCTCCGCTGCGTCCGCCAGATGAAGGACGCCGGCGTCCTCCCCAACGTCATCGTCTTCAACACCCTCCTCAAGGGCTTCCTCGACGCCAACGACACGGCCGCCGCCGACGACGTAC GTTCTCGGGCTGATGGAGCAGTTCGGCATCAAGCCGGACATCGTGACGTACAGCCACCAGCTGAACGCCTTCAGCTCGCTGGGTCACATGGCGAAATGCAGCAAGGTGTTCGACAAGATGGTGGAGGCCGGGATCGAGCCGGACCCGCAGGTGTACAGCATCCTCGCCAAGGGCCACGTGCGCGCGCAGCAGCCCGGCAAGGCGGAGGAGCTCCTGGAGCGGATGTGCCGCCTCGGCGTCCGCCCCAACGTCGTCACCTTCACCACCGTCATCAGCGGCTGGTGCAGCGTCGCAGACATGGACAACGCCACCAGGGTGTACAGGAAGATGCGGGACGCCGGCGTGCGCCCCAACCTCAGGACGTTCGAGACGCTCATCTGGGGGTACAGCGAGCAGAAGCAGCCGTGGAAGGCCGAGGAGGTCCTCCGGATGATGCAGGAGGCGGGCCTCAGGCCGAAGCAGAGCACCTACAGCCTCGTCGCCGATGCGTGGAAGGCCGTCGGCCTGGTCAAGAATGCCAACCGCAACCTCGGTTCTCCCGATGA
- the LOC119275541 gene encoding uncharacterized protein LOC119275541, producing the protein MKHTTSDSDVTSLATTSPSRSPKRAAYYVVSPSRDSRDDGDKSSSTQATPVYNSPLDSPSHHSSIGPHSRASSASRFSGNLTGGGRAAANRKRPHGHGKGWHEVDVIDEEDAEDAGVEQERELSRSCVAAFWFSVLVLAFTLVCLVVWGAARRDKPSVLVKSLRVENFYAGEGTDGTGVPTKFVTMNCSLEIDVHNPSTMSGIHVSSTSIQLYYSQIPIASGQLEKFYQPKKSRHVASVTLHGEKTPLYGAGATFVLTNTDGVPLTVDLAVRTRGYVIGRLVRVTHAKRVRCPVLVSSLTDKPIMIAQTACSYS; encoded by the exons ATGAAGCACACGACGTCGGACTCGGACGTGACGAGCCTGGCGACCACGTCGCCGTCGCGGTCCCCGAAGCGGGCGGCGTACTACGTGGTCAGCCCGTCGCGCGACTCGCGGGACGACGGCGACAAGTCGTCGTCCACGCAGGCCACGCCCGTGTACAACAGCCCCCTCGACTCCCCGTCGCACCACTCCTCCATTGGCCCGCACTCCAGGGCCTCCTCCGCCAGCCGCTTCTCCGGGAACCTCACCGGCGGCGGCAGGGCCGCCGCCAACCGGAAGCGCCCCCACGGCCACGGCAAGGGGTGGCACGAGGTGGACGTGATTGACGAGGAGGACGCCGAGGACGCCGGCGTGGAGCAGGAGCGGGAGCTCTCCAGGAGCTGCGTCGCCGCCTTCTGGTTCTCGGTTCTGGTCCTGGCCTTCACCCTCGTCTGCCTCGTCGTCTGGGGCGCCGCCCGCCGTGACAAACCCAGCGTCCTCGTCAAG AGCTTGAGAGTGGAGAATTTCTACGCCGGCGAAGGGACGGACGGCACCGGAGTGCCGACCAAGTTCGTCACAATGAACTGCTCGCTGGAGATAGACGTCCACAACCCCTCCACCATGTCCGGCATCCATGTTTCTTCCACCTCCATCCAGCTCTACTATTCACAGATACCCATCGCCAGCGGTCAG tTGGAGAAGTTCTACCAGCCGAAGAAGAGCCGGCACGTCGCATCGGTGACCCTGCACGGCGAGAAGACGCCGCTCTACGGAGCCGGGGCTACCTTTGTCCTCACCAACACCGACGGCGTGCCGCTCACCGTGGACTTGGCGGTGAGGACGAGAGGGTATGTCATCGGCAGGCTTGTCAGGGTGACACACGCCAAGCGTGTGCGATGCCCGGTTCTTGTGAGCTCTCTTACCGACAAGCCCATCATGATCGCCCAGACTGCTTGCAGCTACTCTTGA
- the LOC119275540 gene encoding glyoxylate/hydroxypyruvate/pyruvate reductase 2KGR-like has product MAMESLGVLLLHPMNAYLEQELDRRFRLFRFWDSPPDGRAEFLRANASAIRAVVGNAGYNADAALIDALPSLEIVASFSVGIDRVDLPKCRERGIRVTNTPDVLTDDVADLAVGLAIAALRKIPQADRYVRAGLWKAKGDYTLTARFSGKRVAILGLGRIGLAIAKRAEAFGCSISYHSRSEKPFPNYKFFTNVVDLAANCDVLIVACSLNAETHHIVNRKVVDALGRDGVLINIGRGAHVDEPELVSALLEKRLGAAGLDVFEHEPFVPEQLFSLDNVVLVPHVGSDTEETCKAMADLVLKNLEAHALNKPLLTPVI; this is encoded by the exons ATGGCGATGGAGTCCCTGGGCGTGCTGCTGCTGCACCCCATGAACGCCTACCTGGAGCAGGAGCTCGACCGCCGCTTCCGCCTCTTCCGCTTCTGGGACTCCCCTCCCGacggccgcgccgagttcctccgcGCCAACGCCTCCGCCATCCGCGCCGTCGTCGGCAACGCCGGCTACAACGCCGACGCCGCGCTCATCGACGCGCTGCCGTCGCTCGAGATCGTCGCCTCCTTCTCTGTGGGGATCGACCGCGTCGACCTCCCCAAGTGCCGCGAGCGCGGGATCCGCGTCACCAACACCCCCGACGTCCTCACCGACGACGTCGCCGACCTCGCCGTCGGCCTCGCCATCGCCGCGCTGAGGAAGATCCCGCAGGCCGACCGCTACGTGCGCGCCGGCCTGTGGAAGGCCAAGGGGGACTACACACTCACCGCGCGG TTCAGTGGTAAAAGAGTTGCCATTCTTGGGCTTGGCAGGATAGGCTTAGCCATAGCAAAAAGAGCTGAAGCATTTGGTTGCTCAATCAGTTATCATTCAAGATCAGAGAAGCCATTTCCAAACTACAAGTTCTTTACAAATGTTGTAGACCTGGCAGCCAATTGTGACGTGCTTATTGTAGCATGTTCGCTCAATGCCGAGACCCATCACATTGTTAATCGTAAGGTCGTGGATGCACTAGGACGAGATGGTGTGCTCATAAACATTGGGCGTGGAGCACATGTGGATGAACCTGAGCTTGTGTCTGCTCTTCTTGAGAAACGCCTTGGAGCAGCAGGCCTTGATGTGTTTGAGCATGAGCCCTTTGTTCCAGAGCAACTTTTCAGCTTAGATAATGTTGTTTTGGTCCCTCATGTAGGAAGTGATACAGAAGAAACATGCAAGGCAATGGCTGATCTGGTTCTCAAGAATTTAGAGGCACATGCTCTTAATAAGCCCTTACTCACCCCAGTCATCTGA
- the LOC119275539 gene encoding pentatricopeptide repeat-containing protein At5g25630-like isoform X1, translated as MLENGIQLTPASTSNSTGKTRNNGKELNGSASTEEEKRQGNGGDVQPPPPSTCTTCAKGHTCQAVVSRTREMRSLIDAKKPHQAQALFDDLADEGHRPSLVTYTTLLTAVTNQRAFEAIPSLLAGIDAAGLRPDAIFFNALINSFVEAGRMGEATSTFWKMSRHHPGCRPTISTFNTLIKGFGIAGRPDEAQRVFDMMAGGDGHGDGAGVASTVRPNLTTYNILVKAWCDHRRLEEAWGVVGRMRARGVEPDVVTYNTVASAYAKNDETWRAEELVVEMVRARLRTSERTWGIIVGGYCREGRLEEALRCVRQMKDAGVLPNVIVFNTLLKGFLDANDTAAADDVLGLMEQFGIKPDIVTYSHQLNAFSSLGHMAKCSKVFDKMVEAGIEPDPQVYSILAKGHVRAQQPGKAEELLERMCRLGVRPNVVTFTTVISGWCSVADMDNATRVYRKMRDAGVRPNLRTFETLIWGYSEQKQPWKAEEVLRMMQEAGLRPKQSTYSLVADAWKAVGLVKNANRNLGSPDDRRRPTPNASDHDEPDRRPDDDDDKLRRSGRASEQATGDPSSHASFVQVTSALGTGRAGDFASSAPSSSSPWRSCQLRLRASGFCRNQRQKQGGMYSHSISSIKMVFLS; from the exons ATGCTAGAAAACGGCATACAACTGACGCCGGCATCCACTTCCAACAGCACGGGCAAGACAAGAAACAATGGGAAAGAGCTCAACGGATCCGCCTCCACG GAGGAGGAGAAGCGCCAGGGCAATGGCGGCGacgtgcagccgccgccgccgagcacctgcaCGACGTGCGCCAAGGGGCACACGTGCCAGGCTGTGGTCAGCCGGACGCGGGAGATGCGGAGCCTCATCGACGCCAAGAAGCCTCACCAGGCGCAGGCCCTCTTCGACGACCTCGCCGACGAGGGCCACCGCCCGTCCCTCGTGACCTACACCACCCTGCTCACCGCGGTGACGAACCAGCGCGCGTTCGAGGCGATCCCTTCGCTGCTCGCCGGCATCGACGCAGCCGGGCTGCGGCCGGACGCCATCTTCTTCAACGCCCTCATCAACTCCTTCGTGGAGGCCGGGCGGATGGGCGAGGCCACCAGCACCTTCTGGAAGATGAGCCGCCACCACCCGGGCTGCCGCCCCACCATCAGCACCTTCAACACGCTCATCAAGGGCTTCGGCATCGCCGGCCGCCCCGACGAGGCGCAGCGCGTCTTCGACATGATGGCCGGCGGCGACGGCCACGGCGACGGCGCCGGGGTCGCGTCCACGGTGAGGCCCAACCTGACTACCTACAACATCCTGGTGAAGGCGTGGTGCGACCACCGGAGGCTGGAGGAGGCGTGGGGCGTGGTGGGCAGGATGCGCGCGCGCGGCGTGGAGCCCGACGTCGTCACCTATAACACCGTCGCCAGCGCCTACGCCAAGAACGACGAGACGTGGCGGgcggaggagctggtggtggagaTGGTGCGCGCCAGGCTGCGCACCAGCGAGCGCACCTGGGGCATCATCGTCGGCGGATACTGCAGGGAGGGCAGGCTGGAGGAGGCGCTCCGCTGCGTCCGCCAGATGAAGGACGCCGGCGTCCTCCCCAACGTCATCGTCTTCAACACCCTCCTCAAGGGCTTCCTCGACGCCAACGACACGGCCGCCGCCGACGAC GTTCTCGGGCTGATGGAGCAGTTCGGCATCAAGCCGGACATCGTGACGTACAGCCACCAGCTGAACGCCTTCAGCTCGCTGGGTCACATGGCGAAATGCAGCAAGGTGTTCGACAAGATGGTGGAGGCCGGGATCGAGCCGGACCCGCAGGTGTACAGCATCCTCGCCAAGGGCCACGTGCGCGCGCAGCAGCCCGGCAAGGCGGAGGAGCTCCTGGAGCGGATGTGCCGCCTCGGCGTCCGCCCCAACGTCGTCACCTTCACCACCGTCATCAGCGGCTGGTGCAGCGTCGCAGACATGGACAACGCCACCAGGGTGTACAGGAAGATGCGGGACGCCGGCGTGCGCCCCAACCTCAGGACGTTCGAGACGCTCATCTGGGGGTACAGCGAGCAGAAGCAGCCGTGGAAGGCCGAGGAGGTCCTCCGGATGATGCAGGAGGCGGGCCTCAGGCCGAAGCAGAGCACCTACAGCCTCGTCGCCGATGCGTGGAAGGCCGTCGGCCTGGTCAAGAATGCCAACCGCAACCTCGGTTCTCCCGATGACCGTCGTCGCCCCACCCCCAACGCGAGCGATCACGACGAGCCGGACCGCCGTcccgacgacgacgatgacaaGCTGCGAAGATCCGGAAGAGCCAGTGAGCAGGCAACGGGTGATCCATCATCACATGCCAGTTTCGTGCAGGTGACAAGCGCGCTAGGGACAGGCAGGGCTGGAGACTTTGCATCATCGGCGCCATCGTCGTCATCGCCGTGGCGATCGTGTCAGCTCCGACTGCGAGCTTCGGGGTTTTGCAGGAACCAAAGGCAGAAGCAGGGTGGGATGTACAGTCACAGCATCAGCTCAATCAAGATGGTCTTCCTCAGCTAA
- the LOC119279470 gene encoding LOW QUALITY PROTEIN: uncharacterized protein LOC119279470 (The sequence of the model RefSeq protein was modified relative to this genomic sequence to represent the inferred CDS: inserted 1 base in 1 codon; substituted 1 base at 1 genomic stop codon), with the protein MPPGRLAGRSGVRRGFDFLEKLAGLKRLRSNEILEGNNHLKIAMLLHIQHTVPYHDHHQTTGVSSGFFRTCASRLPRTRSAMAWRVSCVPLPTCGTSTTLSSANSASGTLGSSSNTSRPAPPRRPSTSAETSSGSSTXGPRPMFMSTXLGPQHLDHLAVDDVPGLLIQRTSHHQDVAVCRQFDHARVIGVVGVVFLCSLVVVDWAIKGLHSGGNGKPYPAQPDDAHSFATELQKDKQNL; encoded by the exons ATGCCACCAGGCAGGCTCGCCGGCCGTTCGGGTGTGAGGCGAGGATTTGATTTCTTGGAGAAGCTCGCTGGCCTGAAACGCTTGCGGAGCAATGAGATCTTGGAGGGCAATAATCATCTGAAGATTGCAA TGCTTCTTCATATACAACACACCGTGCCCTATCATGATCATCATCAGACAACCGGAGTCAGCAGCGGCTTCTTCAGAACATGCGCCTCCAGGTTGCCCAGGACAAGGTCCGCCATGGCCTGGCGCGTCTCGTGCGTCCCGCTCCCCACGTGTGGCACCAGCACGACGTTGTCGAGCGCGAACAGCGCCTCAGGCACGTTGGGCTCGTCCTCGAACACGTCGAGGCCTGCCCCGCCGAGGCGCCCCTCGACGAGCGCCGAGACCAGCTCGGGCTCGTCGACGTGAGGGCCGCGCCCGATGTTTATGAGCA CCCTTGGGCCCCAGCACCTCGATCACCTCGCGGTTGACGATGTGCCGGGTCTGCTCATTCAGCGGACAAGCCACCACCAGGATGTCGCTGTTTGCCGCCAGTTCGACCACGCTCGGGTAATAGGTGTAGTTGGGGTAGTCTTTCTTTGTTCTCTGGTAGTAGTTGACTGGGCAATCAAAGGCCTCCACTCGGGTGGCAATGGCAAGCCCTATCCTGCCCAGCCCGATGATGCCCACTCTTTTGCCACTGAACTGCAAAAAGATAAACAAAATCTATGA